One Argentina anserina chromosome 6, drPotAnse1.1, whole genome shotgun sequence genomic window, TATTCGAGTATTGAGGGAGTTCTCAAACACTGCTGTATATTAGTAAATTAGTATCCTCAAGTGTTCCTCAGCATGGAGTATCTGGAGAAGACTGAAGCCCTAGCCCTCGTGTAATCAGAAATTCGGGATGTAATTACAAATATTTTTAGCACCAGCAAGGAGGGGTGTTGGCTCTGCTCTGGTTTGCTACCAAACCACTGAAACTTAATTGTTAACAAAATGGGGTTGTGAGAACATCTTTGCACTTGATCGAGTAATGAATTCAGCCATTCGGGCGTAACGTTGGACATGACACCAAGACGCTTTACCGCATAATTAAGTTCGTTCTTGAATCTTATAGATCTAACCCAATCACCAATGTAAAAGCACAGATCATTAGTCATCATGGTAACCACAAAATAACACGTTCAAATGTTCAATAATGATTCGTAGTTGATCTACCCATGTTCCTATCTAGGGGTGTATTCAATCCAGATTTTAAAAGATTCTGACTTTTTTATTATCCATGGAATTAACAAATTTCAtgaaaatgttttaattttatatagaGTTAAAGCAGATTCTATTAAATTTATTTCGGTGGACTTGTAAAGTCCATAGATTATTATAATAACAatagataaataaattaacacTATCAAACACAAACAATATACAAACAATAAATTTATGGGTCAAAACAAAATGCTTTATATAAAGTCATATGCAACTATTTTTAAAATCAATATAGTTATCCAACTTTATATAAGAATTCATTAAACCGATTAATTAAAGGTACGTAATTGAAGAAATTAATTAGAATACAGCATACTCTCCCATTTCATTATCATCATTAACCTTGTGATTCTCACCATCCATGTGTTCCTCattattctcattttcttgatcgtcttcatttcatcatcatcatttctTGGCCTATCATCCCACATAGCATCGATAATAATAGTTCTCCAAGCATTAGCTTCTGTTCCTTGTTGTCGTTGGCTTTGAGAAAGCAATTCAAGATTTTCATCTTCCATGTCAACATATGGTGAACATTTATCATCTTCTTGTTCAATTGGAAATTCATCGGAGCGACATTCTTTTCTAAGAAAGTTGTGTAGTCCGGTACAAGCTAACACTAACTCCGCTTGTGTCACAAATTGGAAAACAGGTGCGGTTTTGAAAATTGTAAACTGCGATTTAAAGATACCAAATATTCTTTCAATCACATTCCTCAATGATGCATGTCGGAGATTGAATAACTCACTAGCATTTCTCGGGTGACGATCTTGACCACCAAAATCTTTTAAATGGTATCGTACACCGCGTAATGGAGCCAAAAAATGGTGTCGATTAGCAAATCCAcaatccaaaagaaaaaatttacctaaaaatataataatttattattagcATGACAACataatgaaaaaagaaaaaccaagCATGcctttgtttttatatttaacaGACCAAATGTTACATAGGAGAATATTATGATACCATGATCAAACACCAAACAAAAAGAGACCATGATCAAACATCAAACAGAGATTATACAGACCAAAAACAATAGCATGCAAAAGCCAAACACCAAAAACTATTTAACATGATAATTCAAAGATTATATAGACCATGTGGTAGAGAGATCTTGATgtgttttttctctctcttaaaTATAGAGAGGTCTTGATGCATGTGATGTTGTGTGTAATGTATAAATAAGATAGAGCTTGTGAATATTTATTAAGGACTGAAACAATACCCTTACAGGCCATGTGTAGCTAAAAAAATCATAGCTTGAGACAATAACAAACATTGATACAcgtaggtatatatatatatatatatatatatatatatatatatgtcaaaccTAATTGAAAACCCTCATAGCTTGTGTTCCTTTATATACACAAGCTATATTGGAGTATGCTCTTTTTGTCTGAGCACGTCGATCTAATATATGTCAAAACTAATTGAAAAGCCTTTGGAAAAATTACATGAGAAGCAAAAAGGGAATGAAATTCTTGTTTATCAAGATTGACTTCATGCAGGTTAGGGTAAATAAGCAAGGCATATGTCAGAGAACTAGGGTAAGTAAATTGGTCACCAAAATATGGGTCTCTTTGTACCCCACGACACCTCCaaattcatgaaaaaaaaaatacatttgATTACAAAGATAAGACTTTTCAGGTTGCCCCAGAAAACTTGAATCATAATCATTACCAAGTCAAAGTAAATGACTTAACATGATGATCACCCTCTTctaccttatatatatatatatatatatatatatataaccattTTAATCACTATGAGCTATATTACTTTCTGGCTTTTCAATCTGGAAGAAGCTGAAAGAGAGTAGAatgcaattatatatatatatatatatatatatatatatttgatcatGTAATAGTTCTCTCACAATCAAAAGATTAAAATTTTGTCATATTACAAACACATATCATCTATTCCAACATAAGAAATAAAGTAAAAGATCTAGTTTGCAATTCTCATAATCAATGAATCTGAAACAAGCTAGAtaataaaaaggaagatataaTGAGAAAGAGCAAGTACCAATTGGTTATCAGAGAAAGGAGAAATGTTAAGGTCACAGTCTGTCAAGGTCAGTTCATCTTCTCCTCTTGCTGTTGACGTTTCATCTTCGAagtaaagaaataaaatacgTCAAAATCTCTTGTGGTGTGGCAAGATTTCTTTAGGGTTTTGATATTTATAATAATCACTAAACAATCCTAAAAAATCGATGAGATAATAGAGTCCTTGAAAGTCTACTAACTTTTGAATACCATGGGAATTTGATGGATATTTTTAAATCCTAATTGAATACCAACATATATTTAAGGACtttttaaaatttgaattgaataCCTGTAGACTTttgaaatacaaaaaaatcttatagaatcttaattgaatacacccccTAAAACTAGGAAAGCAGGAAGTTGCACATTTGCATGCTTAACATACCAATAATCTAAACTTTTTGCAGTCTATTTTTGCATTTGGTAATTGATATCAatgaaaaacaagaagaatatAATGAAAAGACCGTTATCATTCTCAACCAAGTGAGaatgatttatatataatacGGGAGCATTCAATAAGAACTACTAAAGTTAAGAACTAGttgagaatgaaaataggattTCATTGCAATGCTGAAAAAGACTTAAATTGAGAATGATAACATCTTTCTTGCTTGATAGTTTAGTCAAAATTTGATGActtgatttgtttttcttatagATGCTTATTGTAATCATGGTTTTATTCCCTTTTGTATTATTCGACAGTTTCACTAGTGAAAACTAGAGGACAACAATACTAGTACTTTATtatccaaaaataaaaatttgtgTTAGTGTCCATCAATATGTCGACTCATAAACAACCCTTATTGATGGTAACAATCCTTATTGCGATCATAACTCATATCTTTTGCACACATTTGTAGTGTCCATCGAGCTAGCCAAGCTGGCCTTTCGTtccctgaaaaaaaaacaaagacatTCCAATCAATTCTCCTCCCAGTTATCTGGACCGGCTTGATTCGGATTTTGTCAAGCTAATTGGGGTCGGTTTTGGATCTTCCTATGGTAGCAGCCGGAGGCATATCTTCCGCGAGTATATTATGAAGGAAGAACCTTGACCCCTTCCCTTGAGTAAAAGGAGGACCTTTTTTAAGTGATAAAAGGGATAGAAGCCTTTTGTTCACTGATTCCTGATTAGCACAAGAAAGATTTGACCCCGGCAAGGGTAAAAAGATTGACCGGGAAAAGTAAACCAAAGACTTGAGGAGAACGTGATCACTCACGACCCTCCTCTatttactctctctctctctctctctctctctctctctctccatccaTTATAAGAACGGAAGCGTCTCCACAACTTCGTGTTTGGCTTTCTCCTCCTCCCAAAAGACGTTAAAAATGGAGAGCTACCTGCAGCAGGATTTCGACGTCAAAACCAAGCACTTCTCGCCGGAGGCTTCCAGCAAATGGAGGAGGGCCGTCGGCCTCGTCGTCAAGAACCGCGCCAGAAGGTTCCGCCATGTCGCCGATCTCGCCAAGCGCCAGGAGGccgagaggaagaagaagcaaatcCAGGTCCCTCTCCAACCTTGTGCTTCTCATTTTCACTTATctgcattttatgttcttcgtcgtAGTCGATCAAACGCAGCGTTTTAGTAGATCTACAAGGTGTTGTTACAGTATCACCAGTGTTCGGTAACGGAAATAATTACGAGCACTTAGATGGGGAGAAAAATTGAGGATTGTTAGGCGGAGATTTAGATGAGCATTTGAACGAATGTAGGAGGACTAATGAGAATTTGAGAAGagattttttttgaattttgtgCTTGAATTTAGGGAGCGTTTGCCGTCTTAGGCATTGAAATTCTAACCATTGAAACCATCGTAGTGATGGTCCTACACCTCTATATGTGAATACATATTTGTCAATAATgaacaaaacaaacattgaATTTAGTACAAAACAAACGTTGAATTTAGTTTTTCTCTtctaactaaaaaaaaaaggttgtcTCGATAAATctaattttacttttatagaGCTATTTTCTTGGGTCAAGCATACACAGCGGTTCAGTTCTATGAAGAGCAGAAAAAGCCCCATAGATTTTGATCATCCGGCGTAGCTGGGACCCACTCTGACTGTGATTTCACAATCTTTCCccagtttttttaattttaaattttataaattaaaattcaaGTATGTCATATAATATAGGGATTCGTCTATGGTACAACACTGCATACGATACATATTGAATAAGACAGTTGATTAGGGGCGCTGCACGCATAACGCTGTACCATATAATTTTCCTATAATATAGAAGGTAATCTGGATTCTGGAGAACCCACGTGGTTTCTTGAACAAGAATTGATAAGAAAACATTGAAAGAGGGTAACCGAATTTTTTGAAATTGGTAGGTTGCGCGTGGTGTGTTGGGTCACCATGTTAGCTTATCGGAGTTGAGCCACGGTGATTGATGGGTGGCAATTTAATACTAAGCACATTACGCAGATACGAAATTGCCAGGAAATTtcgaaaataataataatgactTTGTATAGGGCTAGATCTTAGAAAAAGACTCTTGATAGCAATGAGATTGATATTGGGTGTGTGGGTGGCTATTGATAAGATGGCTttattctctctcttttttgatCCCTCATATCTTGAAATGGTGAAATGAATGGAAGGCTACGcaacttgttttgttttctacCTCACAAAGTGATAAACCTACTTTgaatcttctttcttttcactATTTTACCCTTACTTGGCCACTTGGCCCCCCTTGCCTGTATTAAGATCAGCTTATATGGGGATTCTTTTACAATTCCCATCAGCAATGTTGATACTGCTATTCGATTCCTACCCACTCAGGCACTCACATTATAGCAATTTTTATTCATACTTTTTCATCACATACGTTTATTGTATTGACTTTCAATCATAATGTACTACACTCTCTTCCAAAGTACATATTATCCGCTAAAAATTATCAGAAATTTTCTTGCATATTTGTGGTGGACCACTtgttgatttgtcttgatGCCATTGATTTTATGATGTTGACTCTCACAATATCAATGCCTTGTTTAGATTATAAGCAAAAAAAAGCTGGTTAGAGTATTTGGCTTATCAAAACATTACATCAGTTTAACACGTCTATGATTACTGAACTCCAGTTGAAAATCCGGTGGTACTGAATGGTATACGATTGTTGGCTGGAAGGACTTTGCCATGTTCCCAAAATTGCATCTCTTTTGGTCTGAGTTTCCAGAATTTCTTGGACAGTTAGATTATTTTCTCCGTTTGAATGCAGCAGCTTCAGAGTTCTGAAAAATATGATCTGTTAAATGATAGGGTGCAATGGAACGATTTGGGAAACGTTTTGGCTGACCATTGTGATAAATTCTTAGGAGTGACAATTGTAACACCGTATCTGAAATCCAACTGGACGTTACCGAATTCAGGGTGACTATTACATGACATGGAGCTGTCTGTTACTCTGTTCTCATCTTATATCACTCTTAAAACCTGTTACAAGACCTAGGTAGTCTGAGAGTTGTTTACTATCCAAGAAATAATCAATTTTTACAAAGAGTGCAGGACCATTGGAGAATTAGGTTTACATCATTTGTTTTGTGTCAATATTCAATCAGTGAATCTGTTAATAGAGacacaatttttattttattttccataTTCATCTACTGACACCCTATTACATTGCAAACAAAAATTGTATCCTAGTGACATTCCTCCAATATAGACTTTATACAATGTAAATGACTATCGGGTATAAAACTAAAGTAGGACGCTGATTTGAAGATCATATACATGAACCTTAGACCAGAAACAACAGTATACGTGTGGCCACTAGCCATCTACACACAAATGGTTCTAAGCCATCTATTTACAGACATGTAAAATGTAAGTAAGTATGTAGCTGGTTGTTACTATAATTCTCAGTTTTATTTGTAGCTCATGAACTCTTACTGGAAGTTCACACCTGCAACACAGACCTTAGTATTATTCTTGTTTGCAGGAAAAAATTCGAGTTGCTCTCTATGTTCAAAAAGCAGCCATGCATTTCATTGAGGGTATCAATTTTCAACTATCAAGTCAAATACTGTCTATACCGTCTCAGaactttgatatttttttttaaaaataattttcctTTGTATGAAGCTGGAGATAGCCATTCAGCTACAGGAAAGCCTGATCAAGTTGAATACAAGCTGTCTGAAGAGGCCGCAAAAGAAGGTTTGAGCATTCACCCGGATGAACTTGCATCTATCATACGTAGCCATGATACCAAGGTCTTGGAAATCCACGGTGGAGTTGATGGAATTTTAAGAAAAGTAGCTGTCACGCTAGAAGAAGGTGTCAGGGGTAGTAGTATACCGTCAAGGCAAAATTTTTATGGTTTAAATCGTTTTACAGAGAAACCTCCCCGATCATTCTTGGTGTTTGTATGGGAAGCACTACAGGATTTGACTCTAATTATCCTTATGGTTTGTGCCATAGCTTCAATTGGAGTGGGACTTGCTACTGAAGGGTGGCCAGCAGGCATGTATGATGGGGTGGGGATTTTACTCAGTATTGTTTTGGTTGTTTTAGTTACTGCCATCAGTGACTACAGGCAGTCCATGCAATTCAAGGATTTGGACAGggagaagaaaaagatttTTATTCAGGTCACTAGGGATGGAAAAAGACAAAAAGTTTCCATTTATGACTTGTTGGTTGGAGATATTGTGCATTTGGCAGTTGGAGACCAAGTTCCAGCGGATGGACTTTTCATATCAGGATACAGCTTGTTGATCGACGAATCGAGCTTAACAGGTGAAAGTGAACCGATGAATGTAAACGAAGGAAAACCTTTTCTTCTTTCGGGAACCAAAGTGCAAGATGGGTCAGGTAAAATGCTGGTAACAACAGTTGGTATGAGGACCGAATGGGGAAAGTTGATGGAAACTCTAAGTGAGGGAGGAGATGATGAAACTCCACTACAGGTGAAGCTGAATGGTGTTGCCACAATTATTGGTAAAATTGGTTTGGCTTTTGCCGTGGTGACATTTTTGGTTTTAACTATAAGATTTTTGGTGGAAAAAGCACTTAGCAATGAGATCACGGATTGGTCTTCCACTGATGCACTGACACTTTTGAACTACTTTGCCATTGCAGTAACTATAATTGTTGTTGCAGTTCCTGAAGGATTGCCATTGGCAGTTACTCTGAGTCTTGCATTTGCAATGAAGAAATTAATGAATGATAAGGCACTAGTGAGGCATCTCTCAGCCTGCGAGACAATGGGTTCTGCTAGTTGCATCTGCACGGATAAAACGGGAACATTGACTACGAACCATATGGTAGTTACCAAACTATGGATAGGTGAGAAATCTATAGACGTAAATGGTAATAACAGTAAAGATGCAgtaaaatcagaaatttcagGAGCACTGGACATCCTTTTGCAGGTTATATTTCAAAACACAAGCTCTGAGGTTATCAAGAATGAGGGAAAGACCTCAATTTTGGGAACACCAACAGAGTCCGCATTATTAGAATTCGGTTTACTTTTGGGTGGTGATTTTGATGCCCAGCGCAGAGAGTTTAAGATTCTTAAGATGGAACCTTTTAGCTCTGTCAGGAAAAAGATGTCTGTGCTCATTGCTCATCCTCATGGTGGCATAAGAGCTTTTTGCAAAGGTGCATCTGAAATTGTATTGGGAATGTGCAACAAAGTTATTGACTGTAATGGAGAAACTGTTAATCTCTCCCGAGAAGAAGCGAATAATGTCACCAATGTCATAAATTCTTTTGCTTCTGAAGCATTAAGGACTCTCTGCTTGGCTGTCAAAGATATAGATGGTTCTTCCATCAACAATGACATCCCCGATGATGGCTATACATTGATAGCAGTTGTTGGAATCAAGGACCCCGTGCGTCCTGGGGTGAAGGAAGCAGTCCAAACTTGCTTGGCTGCTGGGATAACAGTACGAATGGTCACTGGTGACAATATAAATACTGCTAAAGCCATAGCTAGAGAATGTGGCATACTCACAGATGATGGTCTGGCAATAGAAGGACCTGAATTCCGTAACATGTCTCCTGCTGAGATGAAAGTTGTTATACCGAGGATTCAGGTTGGTAGAAAAATTTATTTCAGATCTTTGGCCATCAGCTCAACCATATGCATATTTGAAGCTTGTTCCATTTTCGTATATGTTCTTGTATACAGGTGATGGCCCGATCCTTACCATTGGATAAGCACACCTTGGTGAAGAATTTGAGGGATACATTCCGGGAGGTAGTTGCAGTGACAGGTGATGGGACCAATGATGCTCCTGCTTTGCATGAGGCGGACATTGGACTTGCTATGGGCATAGCAGGCACAGAGGTTTGTGTCTTAGCTACTTGTCTTGCTGCAAACAGTTCGTGACTACCTATCTATGACCATGTTATGGGATCCTTTTTCTTTGCccgttcttttttcttttcttttgtttctgttaGTTTTTCTTGTTAAGTTTCAACATCTATTGCATATGATGTGTTTGCATCGTTGACTTTTTTCTTCATACTTCCTAGAGGGCATAAGTTTGAAGCTTTAATTTTTCCCAATGTCAGTAAAAGAAATCGGGTTTCATCATTTTCCAATTTTGgtggcaaattataaaaatttatcTTGTACCAgttaataaaaattacaagtcGTGTATGTTTTGTATGAACGGTATCTAATCCAACTTAACCTTTTTAGACGAGTCCTCACTTTTGTCAATTTTTACTTCTGCTCTTTGGGTGCACGATGTGCTAAATGATCTCAAAACTATCATCTTCTATTAACACCTCTCAATGCAAGAGCCGCAGAAGAGAATTTCTCTCAGTTTTCTTCTGAAAATTATCAGTGGAATGTTTACTTGACATGCACTGTCCATTTTGTGTCGTTTGGTATGCTTGAGGAGGTTATTTTATCCACTCTGTTcttacatttttattttgaattctaAATAGCCAATTGATCTATAATTTAAACAGGTTGCCAAAGAAAGTGCTGATGTGATCATATTGGATGACAATTTTAGTACCATAGTAAATGTGGCCAGATGGGGACGTTCAGTGTACATAAACATTCAAAAGTTTGTGCAGTTCCAGTTAACGGTTAACGTTGTTGCTCTGATGATCAACTTTGTATCTGCATGTGTATCAGGTATCTGGGTTCTGGCTGCCTTTCTTTAATGCATGAGATAAATTTAAAAAGACACAACTGATGATAAATTTTGCTCAACTTTCAGGAGATGCGCCCCTCACTGCTGTACAATTACTTTGGGTCAACATGATTATGGACACTCTTGGTGCTTTGGCATTGGCTACAGAACCTCCAAATGATGGATTAATGAAAAGACCCCCTGTTTCAAGGGGTACAAGCTTCATCACCAGGGCCATGTGGAGGAATATCATTGGTCAAAGCATTTATCAGCTTGCTGTTCTTGGAGTTCTCAATTTCCGTGGGACGCAGCTGCTAGGACTTACTGGTTCAGATGCAACTGATATTCTTAACACTGTGATATTCAATGCGTTTGTGTTCTGCCAGGTACATTCAAGCAACTCGTTTCTTTTGTGCTTTTGGTATCAATGCATCTTCCTTCAATTATGCTGTTTAGGTTATGGTTAGAACTTAGAAACTTTAGCTAAGATCATTGAGCATTTATACGTGGTCTCCTGTCATTTATCTTCTGAGATTGGACTGCTGTATGTGTTTGTCGGATTACAATCTTGTTTGTCAAAACCATTATTTTCTTACAAGAGTTGTATCTGATGTTGCTTTGGTTTTTTTAATCAGGTGTTTAATGAGATAAACAGCCGTGATATAGagaagataaacatattccgTGGCATGTTTGACAGCTGGGTATTCGTAGGGGTCATGGTTTGCACGGTGGCCTTCCAAGCTGTCTTAGTAGAGTTCTTGGGCGCATTTGCTAGCACTGTTCCTCTGAGTTGGCAACTGTGGTTACTCTGCATTATAATTGGATCGCTTAGCATGCCTGTTGCAGTTGTCTTGAAATGCATACCCGTTGAGGGCAAAGTTAAACCCCCTGAAGGCTATGAAGCGATCCCTGATGGTCCTCCAGCCGGCCTTGTTTGAATAGGGTTGTGTAATaacatattttctttcttcgaTTTGCTAAGGTAGAAGCCAATTTTATACAGACCAAAGTACTGACAGCGAGTTTTCAGCTAATCTCTCAGAGTAACTGTTCTGAGATGGTCAGACAGCAGAAGTGTTTGAAATCAAGTTTTGTTTGTTCATAGAAAAGGTTCCATAAACATTTACATTGAGTTATTTCCGATTACGATTCAAGATTGAATGTAGGTTTTCGTATTATGTCTCCTCAAACAATATGATCCAGTTTCCTTAATAAAGCCACCTGGCACTTGATGTAGAATACTCCACTTTACTGAGGAACTTTAAAGTTCAAACCCTTCTTTACCCTTGCATTGGaataattactgatttcaCTGAAACACATCTGGGTGAACACACTCTTCTTAAATACGCATTGTATCGGCAGGAAGCCGGAGGGTCTTGTGTTTGAATCGAGGATGAATCATTCTTATGTAAGCAAGAATTTGTTGCCAAATGCCTGGACTAGCTGATGATTGCTGCATTTGATAATTAGCTCAATGATGGTACTCCATTTGTGCTCCTTGAAGTCTGGTGACACAAAGACGTTAAGGGCGTCCCTAGTATATTAGCAACAGCTATCTGATTCTTTCTATAAAAGAGTAGAAACTCTTTGCAAGTCTATGAAAACTCGTTGGGGCAGATTGGTGATGGTGAACATTCTCCATAGATCTAAATATTGAGTTTCTAGCTTACGATTTTCTCCGACCCTAATAGCTGATTAAGTTCCACCAAATGAGTGGCCCTTCCTTAAGAAGTGTTCTAGACTTCTTGCAGTCCATCAGACAAGTCGCCCGTTTTCCATTTTGGTTTGGCAGCTTCAGGGTCCTTCATTCATCTCCGTTCCAATACTAAGTAGAACTTTAAAGTTTAATCCCTACTTCATGGCAAAAGCCACTCTTATTCTCCTTATATTTGTCAGAATATGCCACTTTACACTGACCAGTGGATGATTCAAAGGCAAAACCCCTTTTGCCggcaaaattataaattatgagCATAGATCAAGAACGGTGTCAGATTCAATGGAACATATGTTGATAGGTAAGTTGCAGAAGCTTGGCTTGAATGGAACATATTTATGTTTTGCCAAGAACATCAGACCATACGTAATCGATAGCCAATTAAGCAAGGAACGTATGTTGCACACACGCTTAAACCTGAGCAAAGTTCACGGTTCCGTGATAATTTGCTTCATTCCCGGGTGTCCTGGTGCGTCCTAAGTATCTAGATTGTCCCTATGGGTTCTCTGACGCCTCGTGGATGCTATTGGACGAAGATTAATTCAtcctaaaaaaattaaattttttttttcatagcaaatttattggttgtgtctattacaaaaatataaaagtcat contains:
- the LOC126799383 gene encoding putative calcium-transporting ATPase 11, plasma membrane-type encodes the protein MESYLQQDFDVKTKHFSPEASSKWRRAVGLVVKNRARRFRHVADLAKRQEAERKKKQIQEKIRVALYVQKAAMHFIEAGDSHSATGKPDQVEYKLSEEAAKEGLSIHPDELASIIRSHDTKVLEIHGGVDGILRKVAVTLEEGVRGSSIPSRQNFYGLNRFTEKPPRSFLVFVWEALQDLTLIILMVCAIASIGVGLATEGWPAGMYDGVGILLSIVLVVLVTAISDYRQSMQFKDLDREKKKIFIQVTRDGKRQKVSIYDLLVGDIVHLAVGDQVPADGLFISGYSLLIDESSLTGESEPMNVNEGKPFLLSGTKVQDGSGKMLVTTVGMRTEWGKLMETLSEGGDDETPLQVKLNGVATIIGKIGLAFAVVTFLVLTIRFLVEKALSNEITDWSSTDALTLLNYFAIAVTIIVVAVPEGLPLAVTLSLAFAMKKLMNDKALVRHLSACETMGSASCICTDKTGTLTTNHMVVTKLWIGEKSIDVNGNNSKDAVKSEISGALDILLQVIFQNTSSEVIKNEGKTSILGTPTESALLEFGLLLGGDFDAQRREFKILKMEPFSSVRKKMSVLIAHPHGGIRAFCKGASEIVLGMCNKVIDCNGETVNLSREEANNVTNVINSFASEALRTLCLAVKDIDGSSINNDIPDDGYTLIAVVGIKDPVRPGVKEAVQTCLAAGITVRMVTGDNINTAKAIARECGILTDDGLAIEGPEFRNMSPAEMKVVIPRIQVMARSLPLDKHTLVKNLRDTFREVVAVTGDGTNDAPALHEADIGLAMGIAGTEVAKESADVIILDDNFSTIVNVARWGRSVYINIQKFVQFQLTVNVVALMINFVSACVSGDAPLTAVQLLWVNMIMDTLGALALATEPPNDGLMKRPPVSRGTSFITRAMWRNIIGQSIYQLAVLGVLNFRGTQLLGLTGSDATDILNTVIFNAFVFCQVFNEINSRDIEKINIFRGMFDSWVFVGVMVCTVAFQAVLVEFLGAFASTVPLSWQLWLLCIIIGSLSMPVAVVLKCIPVEGKVKPPEGYEAIPDGPPAGLV